The Vicia villosa cultivar HV-30 ecotype Madison, WI linkage group LG1, Vvil1.0, whole genome shotgun sequence genome includes a region encoding these proteins:
- the LOC131628002 gene encoding RING-H2 finger protein ATL56-like, whose translation MPPLPHHSHGGDPSPKPNPTLLSLFLKPIIMLLLTSLFFLFLGFAAFLLLNLFLLAGALHRLRFRPTPSRRLQSPTSPFLPHEINKLPNFRVPKTTTPGPDSRCAVCLDGFRHNQWCRNLAACGHVFHRRCIDSWLVKVATCPTCRTPVRSNAETNLVTEGSSQFWNCSNHNNGFAIL comes from the coding sequence ATGCCTCCTCTTCCCCACCATTCCCATGGCGGCGACCCCTCGCCCAAACCCAACCCCACCCTCCTCTCCCTCTTCCTCAAACCCATCATCATGCTCCTCCTCACctccctcttcttcctcttcctcggcTTCGCCGCTTTCCTCCTCCTCAACCTCTTCCTCCTCGCCGGCGCCCTCCACCGCCTCCGCTTCCGTCCCACCCCTTCCCGCCGCCTCCAATCCCCCACCTCCCCCTTCCTCCCCCACGAAATCAACAAACTCCCCAACTTCCGCGTCCCCAAAACCACCACTCCCGGACCCGATTCCCGCTGCGCCGTTTGCCTCGACGGGTTCCGCCACAATCAATGGTGTCGAAACCTCGCCGCGTGTGGTCACGTCTTTCACCGGAGATGCATTGACTCGTGGCTCGTCAAAGTTGCGACGTGTCCGACTTGCCGGACACCTGTTCGATCAAATGCTGAAACGAATCTTGTAACGGAAGGTTCTTCGCAATTTTGGAATTGTTCAAATCACAATAATGGGTTCGCCATTTTATAG
- the LOC131645181 gene encoding protein MAIN-LIKE 2-like yields MHFETFFFGIAKRKTDDSKRFRLHNHIFDREPSEAIKPYLQRAGFGHVSKINFRSVDSKLVIAMLERWRPETHTFHLPTGECTITLEDINMLFGLRIDGRAVVGETEGPDYACIDALGIEPIVLFPDKSHNVLHSSWFKFVKDFDECGKYSWGSACLAYLYRELCKACRVGCMSLGGCSLILAVWTYYRIPRLAPRSEIAPSYPYATR; encoded by the exons ATGCACTTTGAAACGTTTTTTTTCGGTATTGCTAAACGAAAAACC GATGATTCTAAACGGTTTAGACTacataatcatatatttgatAGGGAGCCAAGTGAGGCTATCAAGCCTTACTTGCAAAGAGCCGGTTTTGGACATGTCTccaaaattaattttagaagtgTTGATTCTAAACTTGTAATTGCGATGCTTGAGAGGTGGAGGCCCGAGACACACACGTTTCATTTGCCAACTGGTGAATGTACAATCACATTAGAGGATATAAATATGTTGTTTGGCCTCCGCATAGATGGAAGGGCTGTAGTAGGTGAAACCGAAGGTCCTGATTATGCATGTATCGATGCTTTAGGCATAGAACCTATAG TTTTATTTCCTGATAAATCTCATAACGTGTTGCATTCTTCTTGGTTCAAATTTGTCAAAGATTTTGATGAATGTGGCAAATATAGTTGGGGATCTGCGTGTTTGGCTTACCTTTACAGGGAGTTGTGCAAAGCGTGTCGTGTAGGATGCATGAGTCTTGGAGGCTGCTCACTCATTCTCGCTGTGTGGACATACTATCGAATTCCACGACTTGCTCCAAGGAGTGAAATTGCTCCATCCTATCCATACGCCACTAGGTAA
- the LOC131645253 gene encoding uncharacterized protein LOC131645253, giving the protein MKPIEDDDGVKVMFECHNSFGPLDDMELYVHIVSPPINQSQESHSHQYGLSQPTDEEPTQNNEPFIPDEQVDEYSEDEIQEVQYEDLFGDDNDTDIVEPSQPTLARPISMYAPPDHMRNICLEEAPSESIFGSHITNYSDVDLYEGMEFEDKEECVAAMQHWHITNNLDYWVYKSDTKRYVIKCKNPTCKFKCRASVRKKNSKWMIGKLSGPHVCTTTSMSQDHRQLTSDIVSHCIRDLVNTDPSIKVKLIISHITGKYGYNISYRKAWIAKVKAIESLYGNWETSYNDLPRWLLVMKTYLPGMIIDLETLPAFSNEGSQLGDKMIFHRLFWAFQPCIHGFAYCKPIVQVDGTWLHGRYKGTLLMAVAQDGNGNIFPIAFAIVEGETKDAWSFFLRNLRIHVTPQPNLCLISDRHPSIKGAYDDPANGWQNPPSSHVYCIRHIAQNFMRAIRDKELRKKLVNMGYALTESTYNYYRTEIRQTNRDAMEWIENIPREKWARAFDRGQRWGHMTTNLAEAMNSVLKATRNLPIASLFSATYFRMGALFGQRGHEWTKRLTSGQTFTDKCIKGMTEEVNKASSHNVYQFDRERFYFMVAERINRNDGRPTGTYGVDLRKRTCDCGKFQAFHLPCSHVIAPCESIRQDYTIHIPDVFKIQHVFKVYQQSFQILPHQDNWPQYRGPTLCHDETMRRKKRGRPNSTRIRTEMDDVEKEKRMCGICREVGHIRSKCPNVSGPSNRPP; this is encoded by the exons ATGAAACCAATAGAGGACGACGATGGCGTTAAAGTGATGTTCGAATGTCACAATTCGTTTGGTCCTCTTGACGATATGGAGCTATATGTTCATATTGTTAGTCCTCCCATTAACCAATCGCAAGAGTCTCATTCGCATCAATACGGTTTGAGCCAACCCACTGATGAAGAGCCAACCCAAAACAACGAACCATTTATACCCGACGAACAGGTGGACGAGTACAGTGAGGATGAAATACAAGAAGTGCAATATGAAGATCTTTTTGGTGATGACAATGACACTGATATTGTTGAGCCGTCGCAGCCTACACTTGCACGACCTATTAGCATGTACGCCCCACCGGATCACATGCGAAACATCTGTTTAGAAGAGGCACCGTCTGAATCAATTTTTGGTTCCCACATAACAAACTATAGTGATGTTGATTTATATGAGGGAATGGAATTTGAAGACAAGGAGGAGTGCGTTGCTGCTATGCAACATTGGCATATCACCAATAATCTTGATTATTGGGTATACAAATCTGATACGAAGAGATATGTCATCAAATGCAAAAATCCAACTTGCAAATTCAAATGTAGAGCATCAGTTCGCAAGAAGAATTCTAAGTGGATGATAGGTAAGTTGAGTGGACCACATGTCTGCACAACCACTTCAATGTCGCAAGATCATAGACAACTTACATCAGATATTGTCTCTCACTGCATCAGAGATTTGGTTAACACCGACCCCTCAATTAAGGTAAAGCTCATAATTTCTCATATAACAGGAAAGTATGGTTATAATATATCTTACAGGAAAGCGTGGATTGCAAAGGTAAAGGCCATAGAATCCTTGTATGGAAACTGGGAGACATCTTACAATGACCTTCCACGATGGTTATTGGTAATGAAAACATATCTGCCTGGAATGATAATAGACTTGGAAACTTTACCTGCATTTTCAAACGAAGGAAGTCAGTTGGGTGATAAGATGATATTCCATCGTCTATTTTGGGCTTTTCAaccttgcatccatggttttgccTATTGCAAGCCAATTGTTCAAGTCGACGGAACATGGTTGCATGGAAGGTACAAAGGGACATTGTTGATGGCTGTGGCGCAGGATGGGAATGGTAACATTTTTCCAATTGCTTTCGCTATTGTCGAGGGTGAAACCAAGGATGCTTGGAGTTTTTTCCTTCGTAATCTAAGAATCCATGTGACACCCCAACCCAATCTATGCCTAATATCAGACAGACATCCATCGATTAAAGGTGCCTACGATGATCCTGCAAATGGATGGCAAAATCCTCCGTCATCACATGTCTATTGCATAAGGCATATCGCGCAAAATTTTATGCGTGCGATTAGAGACAAAGAACTACGTAAAAAACTCGTCAACATGG GATATGCATTGACGGAGTCAACGTACAATTACTATAGAACCGAAATTCGTCAGACAAATAGAGATGctatggagtggattgaaaatatCCCCAGGGAGAAGTGGGCAAGGGCGTTTGATAGAGGGCAACGATGGGGACACATGACGACTAACCTTGCAGAAGCAATGAACTCTGTGCTAAAGGCTACCAGAAATCTTCCAATAGCGTCTTTGTTTTCGGCCACATATTTTCGGATGGGAGCATTATTTGGTCAACGCGGACATGAATGGACAAAGAGGTTGACATCAGGCCAGACTTTTACAGACAAGTGTATCAAGGGGATGACTGAAGAAGTCAACAAAGCAAGCAGTCATAATGTTTACCAGTTTGACCGGGAGAGGTTCTATTTTATGGTGGCCGAAAGAATAAACCGCAACGATGGTCGTCCAACTGGTACTTACGGTGTTGATCTACGAAAGCGAACATGTGATTGTGGAAAATTTCAAGCGTTCCATTTGCCTTGCTCACATGTGATTGCACCATGTGAAAGTATACGCCAAGACTACACCATTCACATACCCGACGTGTTCAAGATACAACATGTTTTTAAAGTCTACCAACAAAGCTTCCAGATCCTCCCACATCAAGACAATTGGCCTCAATATAGAGGGCCTACTCTTTGTCATGACGAAACTATGCGTAGGAAAAAAAGAGGCCGCCCTAACAGTACTCGGATTCGAACCGAAATGGACGACgtggaaaaggaaaagagaatgtGTGGGATATGCCGTGAAGTAGGCCATATCCGAAGTAAATGTCCAAATGTATCAGGCCCGTCCAATAGGCCTCCTTAA